A window of Apium graveolens cultivar Ventura chromosome 8, ASM990537v1, whole genome shotgun sequence contains these coding sequences:
- the LOC141681011 gene encoding uncharacterized protein LOC141681011 — translation MAEISKRKRKNKKREAWEKVMSSFTDDLWTEILLRLPIKSLLRFKSMIKLLLYTWNQMTMILTQTLMALFPSFTSVPNLIVRISIFLTRKSSTKTRVSNFNDTIAVIFCTMDNGKIQLWTLDNEACLCGGGVQALWTKVLSIDVGLPLYLVEGLYNNSQFLVVGRDGNRFMYDLNKKVTKNFTGPYFEATEIFKYTASIFSLEGFKRIKWAASFSSRQDSSDSDVEMDE, via the exons ATGGCAGAAATTAGCAAGAGGAAGAGGAAAAATAAGAAAAGAGAAGCTTGGGAAAAGGTGATGAGTAGTTTCACGGATGATCTGTGGACTGAGATTCTCCTGCGCCTTCCCATTAAGTCATTACTTCGATTCAAATCG ATGATCAAGTTGTTATTGTACACCTGGAACCAAATGACAATGATTTTGACGCAGACGTTGATGGCTCTTTTTCCCTCATTCACCTCGGTTCCGAACCTAATTGTAAGAATCTCGATTTTCCTTACTCGCAAG AGTTCTACTAAAACTCGAGTTAGTAACTTCAATGATACTATTGCTGTCATATTCTGTACTATGGACAACGGTAAGATTCAATTGTGGACATTAGACAATGAGGCTTGTCTTTGTGGTGGCGGAGTTCAGGCATTGTGGACTAAAGTGCTCAGTATTGATGTAGGTTTGCCATTATACTTGGTTGAAGGCCTCTATAACAATTCTCAATTTTTAGTAGTTGGTAGAGATGGTAACAGGTTTATGTATGACTTGAACAAGAAAGTGACCAAAAATTTCACTGGCCCCTATTTCGAAGCTACTGAAATTTTCAAGTATACGGCAAGCATTTTTTCACTCGAAGGATTCAAACGAATCAAGTGGGCTGCTTCATTTTCGAGTAGGCAAGATTCATCGGACTCGGATGTGGAAATGGATGAATGA